The following coding sequences lie in one Miscanthus floridulus cultivar M001 chromosome 9, ASM1932011v1, whole genome shotgun sequence genomic window:
- the LOC136482466 gene encoding obtusifoliol 14-alpha demethylase-like — MDMVNSSAVPFSIALVFIAAVITKVAWAKITAVSASSCNNTQSHPPEVITGITSAIRLLHTLVTKGFTSMLQEQYTKLGSVFTISFLGMKTTFLAGPEVSAHFYQGLESEISHGNILEFTVPMFGKDVAFGVDIATRTEQHRFYLDALKPAKLRCHVSPMLHEVEKYFAKWGQHGTVDLKQELEQLLMLISARCLLGKEVREKMFDEVFSAFHELTENSLQLTSLLFPYAPTPTTRRRDRASARLSSIFAEIVRSRKSTNRVEEDVLQNLMDSKYKDGRPTTEAEVTGLIIAILFAGKHTSTTSSTWTGARLLSHTECLEAALEEQQQIVKKHGDNIDYDTLLEMSFLHCCIKEALRMHPTAPIFLRKVRKNFTVRTREGYEYEIPSGHTIASPLVINHNIPYIYKDPDVYDPHRFGHGREEDRVGGKFTYNAFSGGRHACPGEAYAYMQVKVIWSHLLRNFELKLVSSFPETNWLKLSPEPRGKVEVSYKRRMLPRSMLEN; from the exons ATGGACATGGTAAACAGTAGTGCCGTGCCATTCTCCATTGCACTTGTTTTCATCGCTGCAGTAATCACCAAGGTTGCCTGGGCAAAAATAACAGCTGTTTCGGCATCATCATGCAATAATACCCAGTCTCACCCCCCTGAGGTTATTACTGGCATCACCTCAGCCATTCGACTTCTACATACACTTGTAACCAAGGGTTTCACATCCATGCTTCAAGAGCAATACACAAAGTTAGGAAGTGTGTTCACAATAAGTTTCTTAGGGATGAAAACAACATTCCTGGCTGGGCCGGAGGTCTCAGCTCATTTTTATCAGGGACTGGAGTCTGAGATCAGTCATGGTAATATCCTTGAGTTCACTGTCCCCATGTTTGGCAAAGATGTCGCCTTTGGTGTGGATATCGCCACCCGAACTGAGCAGCATCGCTTCTATCTTGATGCGCTAAAACCGGCTAAGTTGAGGTGCCATGTTTCTCCCATGCTTCATGAAGTGGAA AAATACTTTGCGAAATGGGGACAGCATGGTACCGTTGATCTAAAGCAAGAACTGGAGCAGTTACTCATGTTGATCTCAGCCCGTTGCCTACTTGGGAAAGAGGTTCGGGAGAAGATGTTCGACGAGGTTTTCTCTGCATTCCATGAACTCACAGAAAACAGCTTGCAGCTGACCAGTTTGCTGTTTCCATATGCCCCAACGCCTACGACTCGACGTCGCGACAGGGCGAGTGCTAGGCTCTCAAGCATTTTCGCTGAGATTGTTCGATCGCGTAAGAGCACCAACCGAGTCGAGGAGGATGTTCTGCAGAACCTGATGGACTCCAAATACAAGGATGGCCGCCCCACGACTGAAGCCGAGGTTACCGGGCTCATAATTGCCATCCTCTTTGCTGGGAAGCACACAAGCACGACCAGCAGCACGTGGACTGGAGCTCGCCTTCTAAGCCACACAGAGTGCTTGGAGGCTGCCCTtgaggagcagcagcaaattGTCAAGAAACATGGGGACAACATAGACTACGATACCCTTCTGGAGATGAGTTTCCTACACTGCTGCATCAAGGAGGCACTTCGGATGCACCCTACAGCACCAATATTTCTTCGCAAGGTGCGCAAGAACTTCACCGTGCGGACTAGAGAAGGCTACGAGTATGAGATTCCGAGTGGGCATACCATAGCAAGCCCTCTGGTGATAAACCACAACATTCCTTATATTTACAAGGACCCTGATGTGTATGACCCGCACCGGTTTGGTCATGGAAGGGAGGAAGACAGAGTTGGCGGAAAGTTCACTTACAACGCGTTCAGTGGTGGAAGACATGCTTGCCCTGGCGAAGCTTATGCCTATATGCAAGTGAAGGTGATATGGAGCCATTTGCTAAGGAACTTTGAGCTCAAGTTGGTGTCATCATTCCCCGAGACCAATTGGCTAAAGCTTTCCCCAGAACCTAGAGGGAAAGTGGAGGTGAGTTACAAAAGACGGATGCTACCTAGGAGCATGTTGGAAAACTGA